A region from the Methanofastidiosum sp. genome encodes:
- the ssb gene encoding single-stranded DNA-binding protein: MFNKIILIGNLTRDPETRYTPTGVAVTTVPVAVNTRYRQGDELKEETLFIDAIVFGKQADNCMQYLTKGQAVLIEGRLRERRWEQDGVKRSKVEVIASNVRFFPKREREETKEQETIKEELFTDDSTTLEPF, encoded by the coding sequence ATGTTTAACAAAATCATCCTAATTGGAAATCTTACAAGGGATCCTGAGACGAGGTATACACCGACGGGAGTAGCGGTGACAACAGTTCCAGTTGCAGTTAACACAAGATACAGACAGGGAGACGAATTAAAAGAGGAAACTCTCTTCATTGATGCAATTGTTTTTGGGAAACAGGCTGACAATTGCATGCAGTATCTTACAAAGGGACAGGCAGTTCTAATTGAAGGTAGATTAAGGGAAAGAAGGTGGGAGCAGGATGGAGTGAAAAGAAGCAAAGTTGAAGTGATAGCAAGTAATGTAAGATTCTTTCCAAAGAGAGAAAGGGAGGAAACTAAAGAGCAGGAAACCATTAAAGAGGAGCTCTTTACCGATGATTCAACGACACTTGAACCGTTCTAA